ATCTCTGGTCACCAGTGGCTTGGAAAGGGGGGTTCTTTAACAAAGCATTATACATAACACCGCTAccaaactaaaacattttttgtattgAATGCAGAAAGATATTTTTTTCACCCCTTTCTTTGTATTACATGTCGAGAGGCTCACTGGCCTGGGACTAGCCTCTGTTAGCCAACCTTTGGCCAGTGAAGAGGATTCAGAGAAAATAATACAACCAACCATCAATCTGAAAAAAGGAGGGGCAACAGAGGGCACTGATTATGCGGTGGCTTCAATGGTGCACTCTTTTGCCAGGTGGCCTGCCTTTCCGCAGTTGTAGCAGTTAGTCTCGCTTGCTTTACTGCAGTGTACAGCAACGTGACCAATCTCACCAcacctgaaaaagaaagaatgtgGCGAGTGTGATAAAAGCAGACTGTAAAATTAACACAGAAGTATACCTAAAGATTAGAATTGGAGGGCTTCAAAATAGTAGAAATTTGGTCAAACTGTAGCACCAGGCTTGCTTCTCCAAACAGAACCATATTTACCTGTAACATTTCACCTTATCGCACAGCTTCTGGATGTGGCCAAACCCACCGCAGGAGTAGCACTTCTGCTCATTGGCGTGATCGCAGTCACGGGCCATGTGACCAGCTTTCCCGCAAGTGTAGCAGAgctgctctctctcctttttgGGCTCCTTGCAGTCCCGGGAAATGTGACCACTCCTGTGGCAGTTGTAGCACGCTgatcaggggggaaaaaaacgattaaaaaaaaaaaaaaaacatttctgggAAAGATTGGTACCAagtaaaactgaagaaaaacaatTGGAATTCACACCATCCTCAGTTTGGTCACAGTCCCTGGCCATGTGTCCTTGGTCTCCACACCGATAACAGAACAGCTCTGTAATGACACAGATAGATAAGCAAAGCAGAAAACTACAAGAATCAaccttttcctttcattttcacCCATGCCTTCTATAACTAAATCCAGTTTATATTGGGTGTGGCAAGAATAGTATAGTACCCTTGCCTCGTCCTCGTCCCCTGCCACGGCCACGCGAACCACTGGCATTAGGGCAGTGCTTGACCCAATGTCCAGAGCGGCCACATCCAAAGCACTCACTGTTGCTGCTCATCTCCATTACcttcaagaaaaaacaaaacagaaattagTTAACACATCGTTTCATGTACTCAATGATCCTTATGAACACTGACTTTCAGTTGTTTTTCAGTTGTTCGCTTTAGCTTTTGTGTCAATTTCAACAAAGACCCCCTTTCCCCCCCTTGGAGAATGTGGCTATCATCTTTGGCACTTTCCAAACTTCCAGTTTTGATGTGACCATCAAGTCCAACTTAAGTCTAACCTCTGAGAGGTACATGTATGGACATTGTAGATGAAAGAAATGCCCTTTACTGGTGCTAAATTTGGATACCAGTTTGTGTTACATTCTATAGATGACAGTTTAAGTTTAGAATGAAGTTTAAATGTGAAATCTGCACATTAATCTAAGTCCATCTCTATGTGCAGACCACTATTTCACATTTATATTATCAAAAAAATCTTGCAATTTAATTGATGAAACAATTTAAggctaaacaaaaaaaattctgcCATAAATACCTAACATCAAAAAGTACATGaatataacaaaaataataatgattttCAAGGGTGGACAAAGTAGGCTAACTCTTATTGTCTCATGTTTGAAATTGCTTATGCCAGTGTCAAACAACTTTACCACACAACTGAAACACAGTTACTACAGGAGTCATTCTAGTATAATGACTACGGGGTGAGGTCTAATCTAAAATCAAACAatagtttttgctttttttcttcttccaagCTCTAGTCTATCATAACTGACCACCAGACTACACTGAACTACTAAGCTAACTTACAAGGCTTCCTCAGCGAGATCATGCTGTAATTGCCCTAGGTCAAACTTCTGTTTGCTGATAGTGCTGAAGATATTCAAATCAGGAAGAATGTGAGTTAATTAGTAATCAATTCTCGCGTATTACCCACCCAAAAGAAGACCTGGGGACACAAAATGACTCAGATAGATTTTATTGACTTTGCATACAGTGAAACgtgtttcctttttgctttactGTCCATCCAAGTGTCCGTCCCACTTCAACTTTCGTCACTAAACGCCTTCTAAAATTTCGTATAACGTTTATCTACGGGCCACATGGGGACACCCAAAGCGCCTCGATTTGATGGAGAAAGCCGTGATGAAGTAATCCTCGTTAAAACAATCAATTTAATGCCACCCACTGCTGACTGCTACGTAAATAACCACGAAAGCATGCTTACTTAGAAAGCTAGCTTCAGAGGCCAGCATGTCGCATCGTTGATTTGTTGATTTAACGCCTTCAAAGATACCAGCAAACTCGAGGTACAAACAATAGCACGATATCCCGAgtcgtttaaaaaaaataactgtatGTCTGTTAAATGTACATATCTGACTACATGTTTCAGAAATATTTTGCGTTtccaaaacagaaatcaaataCCAAAGGTTGAAGCTACGCTAACACGGGCCTAGTCACGTTGATTTTTCTGCGTACTCGCGAGACACCAATGCTGCTGGCTAGTACATGCTAGCACACCACCACACGACCACGATCAAGAAGCACGGTTCAGTCGACGATCAGTCCTCTTTCCCCATATAGAAAAGTGTCTCACCCACCGTTACAGCTATACATTTTCACAATACATTGTTTTCGCGGGCATTTGAGTAAATTTACCATAAGTATAAAATTTCCCGCGCAGGGAGCAAACACCAAAGTCGTTGTGACGAGCTAGCATTAGCGGGCCTGACCAAGATCCCGACGCTCCGTTAATGAGTCTAAACTAAACCAgtgcgtatttaaaaaataaagaaaattcgTTTAAACGCTCAAGTAACGGTTAACATCAATCTTAACATGCCTTAGTTTCAAAGTTAAAAGATATACAACGTAAATTGATGAAAGTATTTTAATGTCGTTTTATCGCTTACCTTGATGGCTACCTAGCTATGTCAGTGTTTACGCCTCCTTCTTTGCGCTACATGCGGTGCGAGCAGGAGTTCCTGAATTGTCATTCAACGTATCCATTAAAAGCTCGCACAGTCATTGGTCGACTACTCTGCGAGCGGCCAATCAGACATGAGAGGCTCTGGACACCGCCTCTGCGAATCAGCCAATCGTGGCTTTAGAACGGTCCC
This region of Maylandia zebra isolate NMK-2024a linkage group LG20, Mzebra_GT3a, whole genome shotgun sequence genomic DNA includes:
- the cnbpa gene encoding CCHC-type zinc finger, nucleic acid binding protein a isoform X2 → MEMSSNSECFGCGRSGHWVKHCPNASGSRGRGRGRGRELFCYRCGDQGHMARDCDQTEDACYNCHRSGHISRDCKEPKKEREQLCYTCGKAGHMARDCDHANEQKCYSCGGFGHIQKLCDKVKCYRCGEIGHVAVHCSKASETNCYNCGKAGHLAKECTIEATA
- the cnbpa gene encoding CCHC-type zinc finger, nucleic acid binding protein a isoform X1; the protein is MEMSSNSECFGCGRSGHWVKHCPNASGSRGRGRGRGRGKELFCYRCGDQGHMARDCDQTEDACYNCHRSGHISRDCKEPKKEREQLCYTCGKAGHMARDCDHANEQKCYSCGGFGHIQKLCDKVKCYRCGEIGHVAVHCSKASETNCYNCGKAGHLAKECTIEATA